A region of Gracilinanus agilis isolate LMUSP501 chromosome 3, AgileGrace, whole genome shotgun sequence DNA encodes the following proteins:
- the LOC123239000 gene encoding zinc finger protein 665-like gives MGWLGSQQVPGLISAFPVADRMPLLHPSHMSISEVVTFKDVAVDFTREEWRLLAPPQKELYKEVMLENAWNLLSVEEIGTEMKVTPTEVSLSVEEMGQQIFVSDGPNNLVWREFGVEFQNSSLIEHQRMQTEEKSSEHNQCRKTFMHRASLAVHQRIHTGEKPYKCKQCGKTFNWSSHLAVHQRIHTGEKPYECSQCGKTFSQASHLAYHQRIHTGEKPYECNQCGKTFSRSDSLVLHQRIHTGEKPYECSQCGKPFRDSSSLAVHQRIHSGEKPYECNQCGKTFNQSSSLAVHQRIHTEEKPYECNQCGKTFNQSSSLAAHQRIHTGEKPYQCNQCGKTFSESSHLARHLRIHTGEKPYECNQCGKTFRDTSSLAEHQRIHTGEKPYECNHCGKTFSQRSNLAVHQRIHTGEKPYECKQCGKTFRNSTSLAYHQRIHTGQKPYECNHCGKTFSVSSSLAVHQRIHTGEKPYECSQCGKTFSRRSYLTYHQRIHSGEKPYECNQCGKAFRDSSSLVEHQRIHSGEKPYECSQCGKTFSQRSHLAYHQRIHTGEKPYECIDCGKTYRDSSSLAYHQRIHTGEKPYECKC, from the exons GAGGTggtgacattcaaggatgtggctgtggacttcacccggGAGGAATGGCGCCTCTTGGCCCCTCctcagaaggagctgtacaaggaagtgatgctggagaatgcctgGAACCTCCTCTCTGTGG AAGAGATCGGAACTGAAATGAAGGTGACTCCAACAGAAGTGAGCCTCTCTGTGGAAGAAATGggacaacaaatatttgttagtGATGGTCCTAATAACTTAGTTTGGAGAGAATTTGGTGTTGAATTTCAAAATTCATCCCTcattgaacatcaaagaatgcaAACTGAGGAAAAATCTAGTGAACATAATCAGTGTAGAAAGACTTTTATGCACAGGgccagtcttgctgtacatcagcgaatccacactggggagaaaccttataaatgcaagcagtgtggaaagacattcaattgGAGCTctcatcttgctgtacatcagcgaatccacactggggagaaaccttatgaatgcagtcagtgtggaaagacattcagtcaggcctctcatcttgcttatcatcagagaatccacactggggagaaaccttatgaatgtaatcagtgtggaaagacattcagtcggagTGATAGTCTTgttctacatcagagaatccacactggggagaaaccttatgaatgcagtcAGTGTGGAAAGCCATTCAGGGACAGCTctagtcttgctgtacatcagaggatccacagtggagagaaaccttatgaatgcaatcagtgtggaaagacattcaaccagagctccagtcttgctgtacatcagagaatccacactgaggagaaaccttatgaatgcaatcagtgtggaaagacattcaaccagagctccagtcttgctgcacatcagagaatccacactggtgagaaaccttatcaatgcaatcagtgtggaaagacattcagtgaAAGCTCCCATCTTGCTCGACAtctgagaatccacactggggagaaaccttatgaatgcaaccagtgtggaaagacattcagggaCACCTCCAgtcttgctgaacatcagagaatccacactggggagaaaccttatgaatgcaatcattgcggaaagacattcagtcagaggtccaatcttgctgtacatcagagaattcacactggggagaaaccttatgaatgcaagcagtgtggaaagacattcaggaaTAGCACCAGTCTTGCctatcatcagagaatccacactgggcaaaaaccttatgaatgcaatcactgtggaaaaacattcagtgtgagctccagtcttgctgtacatcagagaatccacactggggagaaaccttatgaatgcagtcAGTGTGGAAAAACATTCAGTCGCAGGTCCTATCTTActtatcatcagagaatccacagtggcgagaagccttatgaatgcaatcagtgtggaaaggcattcagggATAGCTCCAGCCTTgttgaacatcagagaatccacagtggggagaaaccttatgaatgcagtcaatgtggaaagacattcagtcagaggtcacatcttgcttatcatcagagaatccacactggggagaagccttatgaatgcatTGACTGTGGAAAAACTTACAGGGACAGCTCCAGTCTTGCTTatcatcaaagaatccacactggggagaaaccttatgaatgcaagtgTTGA